TAAGTCGGTCAGGAAGGCTCCGCGCCCGCCatggtgaggcggcggcggccgttggtggcgtgcgggggggagggagaggggcgcGCGCCGCCTctggcggccgccggcgccgcgtgGCTGCCGGGCCTGGGCGGCCGCGTGCTCCGCCGCCGTGCGGGGCCTCGGCCGCCGCGAGAGGCCTCGGCGGCcgcgcgggcccggccggggcttgCGAGAGCGCGTGTGGGTGTGTGAGCGTGGGGGCTGCCGCGCTGCGGGGCGGTAGGCCCAAGGGCCGCTTTTGGGCACGGCGCTTCCTCCCGAAAGGGGGTTTTCGTGCGAAGGGCTGCCGAGCTCCGGGGGCACCGAGGCGGGGGGGCGGCCTTACCGCTGGCTCCTGGAGGAGCCCCCTACCCCCCCGGTGTTTTGTATACCAACTGCTCGTGCGGCAGCGGGGCTACGGTCGGCCGCGGCCCGTGGCGAAACACACAAggacatcagaaaaaaacaaataaaaagtcaGTGCCGGCGTGGATTGTGGTGGAAAAGAAATGCGCATTTGTTCTTAAAAATGGCTTTCATTAGGGGCATATATGTCAATTAATGCAACAGACGTTATTTGAACAGCTggtgaaatacagtatttcagcCACTCTTTTACTTCCTATGCCTCTTcactcatttctttcctttcagcaGTGCACTTGGCCCACGTTAGCACCCAGTTATTTGCGAGCATTTAATTGCATAAGCTCTTCAAATCAGACTCCCAAAGTGGCCTAATTAGTTTTTCTGGCCAGCTGcccctttttgttcttgttgctgAAGTGATTCATACAGCCATGTTGCTGATGTTCTGTTGATATCTTGGGTACTTGATTTATGGTGAGGTTAAATTGTAAGATATGTAAAATCTTAAATGTGTTTATCTTCGAGTATGAGTAGGATTAGTGAGGAGGTGGCCTGCTGTGTAAGGCAAACCATGGAGGGATGTTCTTGCAGCTTCCAAGGTGCAATGCAGTCAGACTCTCTATATTGCCCTTGCTCAGAGCAGTTAGAACTACAattttgcccttcctgcctgTTCCCACCACCTGGTCCTTACCACCATACCCTTCTGATGTGTCATCTAGTAAGCAGGGTCAGAGTCCCACAGCTAGATTGTTTTTTTACGCTCTAGTCCTATGTTTTAAGAGGCTGCATGTAGTGTTAGTTGGTGTTGACTGGTGTTTGATATTCATAACTTCAATATTTTAGGCATTTAAAGATACTGGTAAAGCACCTGTGGAACAAGAAGTAGCAATTCATCGAATTAGAATTACTTTGACAAGTCGCAATGTAAAATCACTTGAGAAGGGTgagtgatgctttttttttttttttttttttttttttttttttttaacagtggtaGCTTTTTGAAGTAATGAATGATGCAAAACATAATGTGTTGAGATCAGTACCAATTAGCATTTGCCTGTTTGCTTTGGAGGTGGCTAGCAAAGCCAACCCAGAGGGTTTCATATGCTGACCAGTAGgttctaattttattttgaagagaaaCTAGCGTTTGAGGTTTTTCATTGTACTGGAAGCTTCATGTCATGATTGCTAACTTTAGAGAGTGCACCTTCTGCCCTTTAGTTCTTGTGGCAGTTTTAAATGTTACTATTTTAACGTACAAAACCAAAAAGACACGTTATCTTAATTTAAATTGTCACTCTTGTTATGAAGAGTTTAGTTTATTAGTTTAGGATTctttaagcttttatttaaacTTGCTTAAGAACTAGCTATGCCAGTGTTTTAACCATATATTGTAACAGTTACAGAATCATTGCTTGATGCAGGATCTTCAGGCTGATATGGTTCAAAAAAACTTAAACTTGTAGTAATGGCTTTTGTAACATGATTTGGTAAACCACAGGGTAACTCTTCCACTGATATGTAGTTGGCTGTGAGGATAACTCTTGAACGTGAATTACTGTGATCATTTTATACGCTATTCTGAGCCAGCACTTGATCTGAAATCAtctttgcttaaaaaacaaaacaaaaccactccTGACCCTGAAtgtctgttttacaatttttAGTCTGTGCCGACTTGATCAGAGGtgctaaggaaaaaaacctaaaggtGAAAGGACCTGTTCGCATGCCCACCAAGGTACTTAAGCTCTCAAGAAGATGGGGAAAGCATGTTGTTTTTCTATATATGAACACTTGGAACATCTGAAAAAATTTTGAGATGGAAAGCAGTATTACTAAATTGAGGAGGGTTGTGTAGTTTCACAGGATCATGAATTAACAAATTTCTTTGACACTTGGGAAAAACTACTGCAACAAATGTTGAAAGCAGAAGCTTTCTGTCCTTAAACATCTTTTAATGTTGAaatctttttaaattaagttGGGTATAGAGAATAGGCATTAAGAATGAACATTAGCGGAATCTCTCTTTAACAAGTAATTCTCCAAAGACATTATAGATAACATGTAGTAATTTTAGTTGGACTGATTCTAGACAGTCTTCTGTGTACATCAGCTTAATGCTTCTTGTTTATGATTTTGTTTCAGACTCTGCGCATCACTACCAGGAAGACACCTTGTGGTGAAGGTTCTAAGACCTGGGATCGTTTCCAAATGCGTATCCATAAGCGACTCATTGACTTACACAGCCCTTCTGAGATTGTCAAGCAGATCACTTCCATCAGCATTGAACCAGGTGTAGAAGTCGAAGTTACTATTGCCGATGCCTAAATGATGGTCAACTACTTTTAATAAAGTTgatatgcacatttttttccactgtctGTTTTTATATTTGTGCAAGAGTCTTAGGTAGTCCTGTGATGATTTTCATGAAGTACAGCTGAGATTATAATGAAAATGCTGTGTGAGGGGACTGTATTTTAGAGAAGAATACCTCAATTATAAACATGAGGAAGATGAAACCTGGGCATCATAGTTTCATGAGAGGTTGGTGATTGCACAGACATGAGTACATAAACATAGGCAGcacttaaattattaaaaatattttttccatatagGATTTAACTTTAGTTGAAACTTTAGTCTGTACTCAGACAAGCAATAGCATTAAAATTGATGTTTAGGTAAACTACAAGGTTTTAAATTCTTAGTTTTTGCTGTGCAAGGCTAAACTAACATTTAGCTTTCTTTGaggcgtgtttttttttttttgagctttcaCAGTCAACAGGTCCTGAGGATGTTAGTTATAAAACTACATTTGTAATGAACATGTTGAATTTGGCAAGTTCTTTCTTTAGACATGCATGCAGAATCACAATCAAAACTAAGTTGTGGAACGCTAATTCTCTTTCTGGGTTTAGATTTCCCTAGATTGAAccattaaagaaatgtaaaaagtgAGCTAACTTAGTATGTTCCATTTTTGTTCCTTGAAAGAACTATAATTAATTCTTAAACTTACAAGAGGTAAAGCCCTGAAATAAGTGAAAGATCACTGTCTCATTTCATGCATGAAGATTAGGTTGCCATCCTAGCTTCTGCTCCAAGCACAGGAGAGAACTTGAATTCTAATTAAGCAAGTAACAGAAACAAGGAAACCTGCATTTGTGTGAAGATTGAGATTCCATTCACATTTTCCAAGACCTAAAAAGGTTGCCAAAGCTTGAGCTTCCTTCCTCAGGGGTATTCAAGAATCTCATCTGCCCACTcatcttaattttatttaatttaaatcttAGAAGGGTTCTATCCCTCTGGCTAGCAGCTTGAGAAACTTTgctggaagggagaggagagagtcATTTATGCACTGAGATCACAATGAGCCTGTTTGCTTGGGAAACAGCTTAAAAATAATTGTTCTCTCAAAGAACTGTGAGAATAGAAAAAGTATCTCTTTTCCTATAGGTCAGTTTCTGATAATACATTATAGATGTGAACTATCTGATAAATATTTCcagtcttcatttttaaattatttttattttatagggTGGTCTGAAAAGCATGTTAAAAATTTGACTTTGTTGTGAACACAAGTCAGACTGATTAAAATGGGATAAACTGGGGCAGACAAGTAATAGCCTAAAAAAAGTGCTACCAGCTGAGGCTGGCTGACCTTTGTATATGATAAGCTATTAACTTTCACCCAGGTCTTCTTCCCTCTGCCTGTTTAACCCAGTAACTTTCTGACCTAAAGTATTGGGAGGAGGGTGGGTTAGCTAGCTTTGAAATGAATGTGTGACTTCACTTCTGCCTTGGATGATCTTTCCTGATGGTCAGTAACTATTACTATTAAATAGCTTCCCATCAGCTCACAGGCTGACTGCATGTCCGAGTTAAATTGCGCTGCTGAACATACCCAAATGACTCAGTCCCCTCTATGTTCTTTGGGTAGCTGGGGCTCTTTAAAAGAAGTTCTCTGTAGTCTTTGAGTCTTTGgggttttctgttttcctctgcctCTGACTTGCTTGTAAAAACAGGAATGCCTGAGTTTACTTTGCATTCCTGTTTGTGCTTCTCAAAAATAAAGCCACCTTGCTACTCTCCTAATTTCCTCTTTGCCAGATAAGCTGTCAGGGAGTTTGTGtccatttgtttgtttaatgGTTTAAGTTGATGGCCTGAATGCCCCGTTTCAAAATTACCTCACTGGGGAAATAGGTCCCTTCTTTCTGTGGATGTGGTGTGTTCCACTGAGCAGGTGCATAGTTCACTTAAATTGTCCTGATCATATTGGCATTATAACCGTAATATTATAAATACTATTACATTGTAACGATTATAACATGaacattttgtgatttttttcatacaaaaatacTATGTAGTGTTGAAATAGTTGCAGAGCAGTCATAATAACCTTACATAACTTCTGATGGAAATATTTAGATATCTGCTCCTGCCCACCTGCCCCAGCACGCTCTCAGCGAAAGACACTTCTTCCCTTGGCTGTCGCTGTTGGCTGGTAGTTTCACGCTACCCCTTTGCCGTTCATAATCCAAATCCCCCCCGCCTTTCGCCTGTTAAAAATAACTAAGCCCCGCGTCACGGCCGCACGCCGGAGGACGGCCCTCGCTGGCCCGGGGGCGCCGGCTGCGTTGTGCTGTGCGGCGGCGGCCCCTGCCGGGCGGAGGGAGGCGCCGCGCGGCGGCGTCGGACGGCtccgctccccccccgcccccccggccaaTCAGCGCCCGACTCCCCCCGCTCAAATCCTCCTTCCGCCGCCCGCGTGGGGTGTTTTCTGGGTTCCCGCGCGTGGCAAGGTAGCGGCCGTTGGTGCTgcgcgccggcggccggggcggcgctcGCCTCCGGCCATGCCCGGCCtcgcgcccgccgcggggcggctTGAAGCCCTGCAGGGCGATCTCCTCCGCGGGACGCTGACTCCCTTGCGCGGCTGGGCCGTCGCCCGGCGGTGCCGGCTTGGCCCCTGCAGCTGCCTTGCCAGGCTGACGGTGCTTCGGCTCGCTGAGGCCAAGCCGGCACCTTGGCCTCGGTGCCAAAGGGCTGGCCGCAGGCCGGGGCTGTACCTGGAGGCAGAGGCCTGAGGGGCCGAGCTCCCGACAGCTGGGGGTGTTCAGCCTTTTGGGGAGTGGTGGGTACGGGTGGTGTCCCCAGCTCTTCCAAGTGCATGAGGATAGTGCCCAGCTGAGGCAGTTGGTGTCCTTTGGCTTGTGTATTTCTTTAATATAACCCAACTGTTTGGTCTTTAAGGTTCCTTCATACTCCTAAACTTCTTATGAGGACCTTATTTTCTTAAGAAGTGTTTGCTTGTGTACAGATTAACCAGATCCCTGTTTCAGTCTTTGTATATTTTTGCCTGTTCTTTGAGAAaactgtgccttttttttcttacaagttCCTCAGCACAGAGCAATGGATGATGAGGGGAAAAACTATGTCTCTGCAGAAGAATCTGAtatgttggaatcagtttcttttctgGACTTTGGGGGAAAACCCTCACCTATGGAGTCAACAGTATTGCCTAATACAGAGGAGCAGGAGGTGTGGATGGGTTTTGGAATATGTCTTTTAATTATGCTTCTTTTTCAAGCTTTGATTCTGGAAAATACATCTTCAGTAAGAACATATCTTTTCCCCTTGCCTTGAAGATATGTTTGATTGTTCTGCTTATTTCTCACTGTTTACAAATGGATCATGTCCAGTAGCAAATACTGTTGTCCTAGGCTTTTGAGAAGGAAGTAAAGAATTTCAGTACTTGCACTGAATGTATTGGTACCCTGTTGTTCTGGTTAGCAAGCTAAAAAGGTTATAGGTCCTTGTTGAAAGCCTCTTAGATGCTTGGTAATAAAAATCTATAATACTGCATACTTTTATGTTCAGTGGAGCGCTGGTCACGGCAGGGCTCTAGAAAAGTCTGGTAAATCTGTCTGCTACGTGAACAAGTTGCCAAAGTAGAGACATCTGAGCTCTGAGAAAGGAAGGAACGCTGGGATAGCTGTAAAAATCTCCCACTATTATCACTGCACCTAGATGGGGAGACCTTTGCACAACAGGAACCGGACGGAAAAGCCTATCTTAGTAACCAGAAACCTTTTTGTGATTGTTCCTGTGCAGAATGTGAGGGGTTAGTGACTGGATGGTAAAAATGCAGTAATATGAAGGTAAAAAGGTGTTGATCTATTAACTGAACATGCTCTGTACAAAATGGAAGTacagagctgcagagcagctatTAGAAAATACAGCTTGAATTCAGTGCACGTGGTGACCAGAAGGTGGAAGCAGTGCAGTTTAATCCTCCAATAACATGCTCTTTTTAAATCATTGGTCGTCATACAAAAGAACACTAATGGGGGGAGGCAAAGGGGAGCTTGAATGAAAAACAGATTACTTTAGGACACCAGGCGGTCAAGAAACAAATGACAGCTTAGGGTATGATGTTTACAAGGAAGGAGAAATAGAGGCAGTAAGATAGGAAATACTGTATCACAGATGTATGCTGATAAATGATTTTGGGGgagttcaattttaaaagtgacagttataacacttttttctttatgaataggCATATCAACCTTTGAAAGTCTTCTTGAGAGTGAGGCCCTTTTCTGTAGCAGAGCTTGAAAACCATGAATCTCAGGTTAGTTGTAGAGTCAAGTTATTCTTCTCCCCTGAAGAACTACTTGTATTGTAAGGTGGGATTTCCTTTTATAAAAGCAATGTTTGCTACTTCTAAATAGAGTTAGTGGATGCTTGGGTAAACGTGACTTTTTTAATTGAAGCTTTTAATAATTTGCCTGGTACACACGTACTCGCACACACTGCCCCCTACCTGTCGTTCTGCAAAACTTCTTTGGTACCTTATTTAAAAATTGGTGTCACTCTTGGCTCTGTGCAGTGCTTGAGTAACAAAGGGGTATCGTGCAAGAGATCATGCACTTTGAGGCGTAATTCAGGTTTTTGACCCTTGAGTTCCTTTGGAATGTCTGAATGGGTAAATGCCTTGTTCTTTCAATTTGTTCTATAACCTCTATGGTTTTTTCTGTCAGTTTTAGATGCTTCAATATTTTGTGCATACATGCACTCACGCGCACACACGAGTACTCCAGTTTTCTTCCCATCGTGAACACTGATGAAAAGAATTCGTTTGGCTTTCCTCAGAATACAAGTCTACTGCAGTGTATCTTCTATCTGTCAGCCCTGATCATTGATGGACTTCTTTTTGCTGACCCATTTGAAGAAGGAATTAATATTGGTTTTGATCCTTTAGCTGATTTGCGTCTTGAGATTTGCTTGATGTGTGTGTTCCCCTCCCATGTGTAGTTGTCATCTTGCATTTAATCTGCCAAAGTTGgaacctttttattttcttcacttgGGTGCTTTTTCCAGAATCCATTTACCTTTCTTCAGGCCTTTCTCGTTCAGCAGTACGGCCTGGCACACTGTTTCCAGGATGGAGTCATTCAGCAATCTGAGGTGATTGTAAGGATAAACTGATCTACAAAATCAAATTGTTCTACAAGTTGcttctttctcattcttctctGGAATGGAAAACTTCTGAATACCCTACCGTTAATGAAACTACTTGTATGTTCTTAAAAGTGAGGGATGTGAATATCTGTAATTTGCAGTAAGTTTCTTAAAACTCTTGCTTTCAGGTAGTTCTTCATAAAATAGTTGATCTTGCAACACATTAGTGGTATATATTGATTTTTGCACTGCATGAAGGCTTTCCTTCTCAGCCTCCAAAAACTCTGAATTGGTCTGCAAGGTAATTCTTCAACATCTTGTACGTTTTCCATTACTGATGAGCTTAACTATCACCTGAATCCATTAGGAAGATGCTTagtaacaaacagaaaaaacttcTAATGTCTGTAATGGAGAGCTCAACTtaattcttttgttctttcttctccctgccaTACCTAATTTTCAGGAAACCATTTTTCCTCCAAATACGTagcacatcaaaaaaaaaacccacctcattTTAGTTGTAGTTTGATGCTTTAAATGGAGGCACTCCACAAGTTAACTCAGCTATTGTTGCTTACAGAGACAATGACTTAAGCAAGCAAGGCAAAAGTGCCCAAGATGAAATTCTATAGGCTTTATACAACTGCCAGTTGTATCCAGAGAGTATAAGGGGTCAGAGCATGGCACAGGTGGAGCAAGTGTTTGGCCTGAGCTTAGTACCCGTTCTTACAGCTTCTAAACCAGTTCATAAGCTGGCTTGTTAAGTGAGACTGCTGGGAAAAGTGATATTGATATGTACATGCTACACACGATTATTAGTATTACCAGTTCTGGCTAGCCTCCAAAATGTTGGATTTAGTAGCAATTGATAATCCCTGTGCTGATGCTTCGAAGTGCTTTCAAGCTGTTTTGGTAGTTCAGATTTTATTTCTGGTAGCCTGTCTGCTGTAAAACTCTCCGGTGGTACGCATTCTACATTTGTCTAGTTAAGTGAATGCTAGGTAATTGTATCTAATATTTACTTAGTTAAGAAATAGCAATCAAATTAGACTTGAAACTAATTCAAGTCTTTTCATTACTGATGACACCATCTATCTGTCAAAAGATAACGcttcaaatatgttttattttgtttatgctGTTCATAGCTTGTTTTTCACTGCAAATGATTCAAGTGGAAAACTAATACATTTCTATATAGCTTTGCTTACAGTTATATATAGGGTACTGTAAGCCAGAATCATAATATACTAGTGTTCAGAAAGTGTGAAAAAAAGTGACTGTAAGGAATCTTAGAAAAATGTTAAGCCTTCTGCAAAACTTCAGACAATGCCTTAACTTTGTGTTCTTTCATGTGAAATGAGTATCTCTGTAGTTGTTGGGTGCCTCGAGAGAGATAATATATTGAATTTTGCAACTATTCATAGCTCCAGTAAATGcatgaaaacactgatttttttttctaggataAATTTCTTCCTAAGTAATAGCttgatgttttgttttactttgtctttttttttttttttttaaagggatgtGTAACTATTGAAGGTTCTCAGACAGTAACTCTTCATGCACCCAAAGAGTCTTCTGCaatgaaaaacagtgaaagaGGGATTGGCCATTCTGTACAGAGATTCACATTCTCTCAGGCAaacctttttcatatttttacttatgatttttttcctccactgtaATGCTTAAAAATTAAAGTGTTCCTATTATATTATACAAATAAGATCTTTCATCTTGAAATTATGTCTGGTACttcttggctttaaaaaaaaaaaaaaaaaaaaaaaaaagactgcttatTATTTACTTCTAGGTTGTTAAGGAAGCTGCATTACAATGGAGATGCCAGTTAGATGAGACAAGGAAACTTCTTTGagagttctgttttctttgattaAATGCCACAGAAGTTTCTTGTAGGCTCACTGTGGTTCTGCTGTTTCTGCATGACCTCAACTGGGAAGTGTTACAAGAACTCAGGTGTTTAAAGGGATTTCTGTAAGCATGTGTTTAGTGATGTAGTTCTTTACTGAATGAACAGCAGCCTAAATGCTTGCACCTTCTACATTGCAAGTttattcttgattaaaaaaaaaaaaaatctattaccTATTGCAAGAACTTCTGTTCTTCCAGTATCAAAAGATAAACTGTTCCATGCTTGGTCATTTAGACCATTGTAACTGTAACAATCATCGACAGTTGAGAAGATCAGCAGAGTTAAGAACATTGCTCTTAAAAATATGCACTAAAAGGAATGTGTTCAATAACATTCTGAGCAGTTTATCTTAGGAGCAGGAAGATATTCAAGAATAAGTGCAAGCCTGAGTGCATCTCAGAATTAAGCAGGTATGCTATGATAACCCAAAAGAAAACTCTGAATTAGGAGGAGTTAGGGCAAAACAGAAAGTCCAGCTGGTATCTCCTGCTCAACTTGTTCTGAAAAACTGGTCAGTATTCAGTATTTAATACCatgatatatataaataaaactttatataaacttattttaaatatttatatatatataaaaagaatatatattattaataatattaagaatattaatattatatataagaatatatatattaatatatatataaaagaagttTATATAAAGTTTTAtacatccatttttttcctctctgctcttcccctttctcccccAAGGTTTTTGGACCAGAAACTACTCAAAGCGAATTTTTTGAAGGCTCAATGAGAGAAATAGTAAGAGCATATGTTAACGGAGTCAATGGACTAGTGTTTACTTACGGAGTTACAAACGCAGGCAAGACATTCACTATCCAAGGTATAAAATTTTGTCAAAAAGCATATATAACAACCAAATCAAAATCCATTGACAAGTTTGTGTCAGTGTctgaattttatgtttttattgttattttgagGGTCTTCAAAAGACTTTGGTATTTTGCCTCGCTCACTTAATGAGATTTTTAACCACATAAAGGGAAGACAGTACCTGAAGATGAACTTTAAACCACATTTGAGCAATGATGTTAAGAAACTAGAAGATGCACAAGTTAAACAAGAAGAAGCCATAAAAACTGCCATTCTTGCCTCACTAAAAGAGGTCAGTGACCCAATACAACTTCTTACTGAATGAAACTTCTTAAAAACTTTCTCACTAGCAGTTAGAATAGTTCTAATAAAATCTGTTTAACTCTTAAAGTCCTTAAGTTTATGTTGATCTACAGTATGCATACTTTGTGAACCTTGAAAAATAAGGCAACTTGCCATTCTTAGAGCCTGGGGTAAACTGGAAGAACTTTCTGCAGTCATCAGTAcgtaattcaaaataaaaaacattgcAGAAGCCGAAGGCTGAATTTCCATAAGGGAGCAGTTCTGACACTGGGTTGACACTAGCTCTTGAAGAGAGTGAGAGCTGACCTACCTAAAAGTTGGTTCTTGGTGTTGCCAAGGGAATCTTCTTTTGGATCAGTTCCTTAGGTTGGATTTGAAGGCGGTTGTTCAAATTCTGGTACTGGTTCAGTGGAGATGGTGACAACTTTTTAGCAGAGGTaggaaagaaggcagaagagtCCCTTCTGGTGGAAGACAATCTTAAGTCAGATTAAAAAGTTTGTGAACCTGTAATTTATGTAGCTTCACACAGAATGTTCTTCTGATGCATCAAGCAAATTGAGATGTCACCAAATTAGTTTCCTAAAAGGACTGCAGCATGCTTTAGGGGATTGTATGTATCTTAATTTGTAACTCTAGTCTCTGAAGACTGTAGGTAGAATGGAAGAATCTTTCCTTTGGCAGCCTTCTGTTCTCAGTATAGCTAGCCAGTTCTGTCAGCTCTGTTGAATGTGTGGCTCTTCTATTCTTCTAAGTCCAATTGCAAATTGTCACAAGATGTGTACCCTTTTTCCTTGTAATCTGAATGTCTTTAGTCTGGTAAGTCAGAAGTGTGGGCTCATGGATTTAAGCTAAAAATTCAGTAGGTTCAGCTCATCATTCAAAACAAGCCTGAATGATGCTGGAAGTGGAGAATTAGTGATTgattgacttttcttttttatgttgtCTAATACCAGCATTGTTCTTAAAGCACTCTAGTTAGCTCTCAAAGAATATTCTTCAAGAATCAAAATTATATGCCAGGTTCCACTCTAAATTCTATTGCTGAATTTAAACTCTGTGAACTGAACTTTGTTTATTCTGAATCTAGTTAACATTTTTGAGGAAAGACCTCATTTCTTTTGTGAGTGTCTTAAGCTCACATGCACTCTGCATGTGTATAAGGGTGGAGATCCTAAAGAAAAAATGAGTTAGTCAAGAGAAGTAGTgggtaaatatttttagaatctTTAGAAAACCTACAAGCTCATGGAAAAGAAGCAGCAACTCAAGGTATAGAACAGGAGGTCAAACATCTTATTTTGAATGTAACTTTCACAAGCACTTCTCTCCATTAAATCACTGATTTGATTGATAGTTCAGTTACTGAATGTTATAGTAAGTAGTCTAGATGCTGATGCAGTACAATGAAAAGTAAGCAAGCCTCCATCTATCAGGAAGGAAAACTAAAATGCATATAGGAAGTAATGCGTGACGAACTTGCCTATTTTGTCTGCACTGATGCCAGCAGGTCTGTGCTGCGATGTTTCGTATTGATAGCTCAGATATCAAGAAGCATGGCTTCAGTATTGGGGATAGCTTGTGAATAGCATCACTGTTCTGATGCTCACTTAAGCTTGTAATTTGAGAGCGGATAAGGCTTGGTGGGGTTGTTTTTGGTTTACGTGGATTTCTGTAGGCCCTTTTCCCAGGCTCAATTTACATGTTGTGCAGAATGAATCCACTGTTCCTTTTATTCTCTCAGCATAAATTGTTCTGAATTACTGCAATATCCTTGTATTTAATATTCTACTGTTCATGTTCACTCTACTGCTGCAAAAACTCATCGTGCATGCTTCACATCCTCTTCCCTTTCACTAGTCTCTTTACTggattaaatatttctttttcactggaTTAAAAGCTGCTTTACTTGCACTGCAGTTCCCACCTGTCCTCTGTTATCCCCTGTCAATTGTCAGCCTCTGGCAAACaatgtcagatttttttccccacttgtttTTAGACAGTCATCTTAGTGGTCTTTTCTATATTAAGTCTTGTGATTTGAAGAATAGTACAGTGACATAGCTAATTTACTCAGTTTTGTTGAAATCTCTTTACAAAAAACTTAATCTTTATCATGCACACAGGTATTGTGGTATTGTTTTTATACTCCATTTTTGACATATGTGTGCCATACAATTGAGTCCCATACCCTGCTTTATAATCCTGCTGTGTGCTTTACAAACAGAATGAATAGGATCGCTGCTAGTGATGTCATTTGTAACTACTCTAGCAACATAAATAATTGAATGTATTGCCAGTGCCTGTCTTGGCAAAGTGGACATTTCTAAAATGGCAATGAAATCTCATGCGATTTACATCTAAAATGCAACAGCTGACCTCTTTTCTGTTTATAAATACCTCCATTTTGGATATAACAAGCGATTAACATAGGCTTACTATGAATTGTCTAGTGCTGCCTATTGCAGCATTCTAATAGGTAGAGCATTATGTCTGAGACTTAGTACTTTTTGAACATCTGTGCCCCTGTTGTACTGTGGGGTGACCCTCT
This Dromaius novaehollandiae isolate bDroNov1 chromosome 2, bDroNov1.hap1, whole genome shotgun sequence DNA region includes the following protein-coding sequences:
- the RPS20 gene encoding small ribosomal subunit protein uS10, with the protein product MAFKDTGKAPVEQEVAIHRIRITLTSRNVKSLEKVCADLIRGAKEKNLKVKGPVRMPTKTLRITTRKTPCGEGSKTWDRFQMRIHKRLIDLHSPSEIVKQITSISIEPGVEVEVTIADA